CTCCGCCGGGAGGGCGGCCACCAGCAGGTCGACGAGGTCGACGACGGGGCGCTCCGCGTCGCGTACGCCATCAATGGTTGAGGTCCAGACCACCGCGCGGGTGAGCGGGTCGCGCAGGGTGGGAAGCACGTGTGGCACCGCCGCGGCGGACGCCTGGTCGAGCCTGATCTTGGCGAAGGTCAGGTCGCCGTCGTTGAGCAACAGCAGGTCGGCGGGTGACTCGCCACGCAGCTCGGTGACCTCGGTGCGCGGACCGTCGACGTCGAGCTCGACCCGGCGCCGCAGCGTGGTCACCCCGTCGGCCCGGTCGTAAAGGCCGAAGGCGACCCGGTGCGGGCGCAGGACGTCGCCCGACTGGAGCACCGCGGCGCTGTCGTAGCCGCCCTCGACCGAGACCCGCAGCGTGTTGACGCCGGCCCGGCGCAACCAGAGCTCCGCCCAGGTGGACAGGTCGCGGCCGCTCGCGGTGGTCAGCGCGCCGAGCAGGTCGGCGAGCGTCGCGTTGCCGAACGCGTGCGCGGCGAAATGGGCCTGGATGCCGGCCAGGAACGCCTCGTCGCCGACCCAGGCGACGAGTTGGCGCAGCGCTGAGGCGCCCTTCGCGTAGGAGATGCCGTCGAAGTTGACCAACGCGTCGGCCGAGTCGGGAACGCTGGTGGGCGCCACCGGGTGGGTCGACGGTCGCTGATCGGTCTCGTAACCCCAACCCTTGCGCCGCATGCCGAACGTGGTCCACGAGTCGCGGAACCGGGTCGCCTCGGCCAGCACCCGGGTGCCCATGTATTCGGCGAACGACTCGTTGAGCCACAGGTCGTCCCACCAGCGCATGGTGACCAGGTCGCCGAACCACATGTGTGCCATCTCGTGCGCGATCGTGATGGCGCGCAACTCGCGCTCGGAGTCGGTGACCGCCGACCGGAAGACGTAGTCGTCACGGATCACCACGAGGCCGGGGTTTTCCATCGCGCCGGCGTTGAACTCGGGCACGAACGCCTGGTCGTATTTGCCGAACGGGTAGCGGAAGCCGAAGAGCTCGTGGAACCGGTCGAGGCACTGCCGGGTGATCTCGAAGATCTCGTCGGCGTCCTTGTCGAGGTGTTGCGCCACCGAGGCCCGGCAATAGACGGCCAGCGGCAGACCGTCGTGTGTGGACTCGACGACGTGGTAGGGCCCGGCGATCACCGTGACGAAGTAGGTCGCCAGCGGTTTGCTGGTCGCGAAAGCCCACGTTCTCGTGTCACCGACCACTGTCGACGACGCGACCGCGGCGTTGGCCGCGACCACCCAGTCGGCCGGCGCGGTGACCCGCATGGTGACCGGGGCCTTGAGGTCGGGCTGGTCGAAGCAGGCGAAGATGCGCTGCGCCTCGTCGAGAAAGGACGTCGCGTGCAGGTAGACGGCGCCGTCGGCCGGGTCGACGAACCGGTGCAGCCCCTCGGAGCTGTTGGAGTAGGCCATGTCGGCCTCGACGGTGAGCACGTTGTCGGCGCGCAGGTCGGCCAGGGCCAGCCGGTTGCCGTCGAGCGCGGCCGGGTCGAGTGGCGCGCCGTTGAACGACACCGCGTGCAGGCGCACGGGCTTGACCTCGACGAACGTGGTCGAGCCGGGATGCGCAGCACCGAACCGGATGGTGGTCATCGACCGGAAGTGGTCGGCGGTGGTGACGTCGAGATCGATCTCGTAGGACTCGACGGTGATCGCGGCGGCCCGGTCGGTCGCCTCCCTCTGGGTCAGGCTGCGCATCCGCCTATCGTGCACGAAGTGGAGTGGACAGGTCGACCCACCCGCGAAGCGGTATAGCCTGACGGTCCGCCCCCGCGGCTTGAGCATTCGAGGAGCAGCGCGATGGCACACCATCCCAAGGGAGACTTCGACCTGTCGCGCGCCATTTGGCAGCGGGTCGGCGAAGAGCCCGCCGAGCACGGCGCGGTCGAGGTCGCGTTCGTCGACGACCTGATCGGGCTGCGCAACTCGGCCGACCCGCAGGGCGCGGTGCTGGTCTTCACCCAGGGCGAGTGGGACGCGTTCGTGGCCGGTGCCCGCGACGGCGAGTTTGACCTCGCCTGAGCTGATCATGCCGCGGCCAGCAGGTCGCGGATGAGCTGCATGTGCTGGATCCGCGGCGCCAGCGCGCGCAGTTGCAGCGCCAGGTTGGTGGCCGCCAGGATCGGCTCGTCGTCGGGCAGGTCATAGCCGAGCCGCTCGCGCAGCCACGGCGACACCTGGGCCCAGCTGTAGAAGCTGGTGTCGCGGTCGGGGTCGAGCGGCGCCGGAAACCCGCCCGGCCCCTGCTTGCCGAGCGCCCACAGCCGGACGAGCTCGCGCGAGCGGCCGATCCGCGCCCCGATCTCGGCCAGCGTCAGCCAGTCACGGTCGGCCACCCGCACGACCCGCAGCCCGGTCAGCTCGACCTGGTGTATCGCCACCGCGATGGCATCGGCCAGCACGGACCCGGGCCGGTCGAACGTCAAGCGGTGGGTGCCGTCGGCGCCGGTCTCCGATCGCGGCGGCGTCGGCAGCGCGGCCAGCCGGCGCTGCTGGGTGAGGCTCGGCGGCCGCTCGACCACCAGTAGGAAATGTTGAACGCGCATCGCCGCCTCCCCCGCCGGGCGCCCCGTGCACCCGCTCGCGCCGAGTCTCGCCGCCATCCGGCTCCCCGGGAGGAGCCAGCGGAGGGGGCCAGCGACGGTTCCGCCATCCGCCCGCGGGCTGCTAGCGTGGACGGATGCGGACGCTGAGTTTCCTCGGCTGGTGGTCGCCCTAAGGGCGGCCCCGCGTTCCGCGTGCCCACATCAAACGGCCGCCCGAGTCCGGGTGGTCGTTTTTTCGTGCCCAGGCTCGCGCGGCTCCTCTCAACCCACGGAGGCAGCCATGACCACCACCATCGCGACCCGCCGCATCACCGGTCTCCAGCCCACCGGTGAGCTGCACCTGGGCAACCTGCTCGGCGCGATCCAGCCGATGGTCCGCGATCAATACACATCCGACTCGATCGTCTTCCTCGCCGACCTGCACGCGCTGACCGTCACCCACGAGCCGCGCCGGCTGCGGGAAAACACGCTGCGCCAGGCGACCGTGCTGCTCGCGGCCGGTCTCGACCCCGACCGCGCGCTGTTCTACGTGCAGTCGCAGGTGGCCGACCATGCCGAACTGCATTACCTGCTGGAATGCACGACGGCGTACGGCGAGGCGCACCGGATGATCCAGTTCCGGGAGAAGTCGGCCGACCGGGCGGACGTGCGGTTGAGCCTGTTGACCTACCCGGTGATGCAGGCAGCCGACATCCTGCTGCACGACGCCGTCGAGGTGCCGGTCGGCGAGGACCAGCGCCAGCACGTCGAGCTGACCAGGGACATCGCGACGCGCTTCAACCACCGCTACGGCGACACGTTCGTGGTGCCGCGAGTGGTGACACCGACGGTCGCCGCACGTGTGATGGATCTCACCAATCCGACGGCCAAGATGGGCAAGACCACGTCGTCGGCGTCTGGCGCGATCGGCCTGCTCGACCCGCCTGACCTGGTCACCCGCAAGATAAACCGGGCGGTCACCGACTCCGACGGGATCATCGAGTACGACCCGGCGCTGCGGCCCGGGGTCAGCAACCTGCTGGAGATCCTGGCCTCGTGCGTCGGCGGCACTCCGGCGGGCGTCGCAGCCGATTTCACGGGGTACGGGCAGCTCAAGCGTGGCACGGCCGAGGCGGTGCTCGGCCTGCTACGGCCCTTGCAGGCACGTTACGAGACGCTCTCCCGCGACCCCGGCTACGTGCGCCTGGTGCTGGCCGAGGGTGCCGAGCGGGCGCGCGCGCGTACCGCGGAAACGGTCTTCCGTGCGAAGCGCGCTATCGGGGTATTGACGTGAGGACTTGTCAGAGCCACGTGCTAGACCTATGTCCTACCTGGAGGAGGGTCCGTCATGACCGCACCGACCGGCGTGTCCACGGAGGAGCGCCAGGGCGCCAGCCCGTGGCTCGTCCTGGTGACGCTCTGCCTGGGCTTCTTCATGATCCTTCTGGATACCACGATCGTGAACATCGCGATCCCCGACATGAGCACGAGCCTCGACGCGTCGCTCGACCAGATCCTCTGGATCATCAACGCCTACGTGCTGGTCTACGCGGTCCTGCTGATCACCGCCGGGCGGCTCGGTGACCTCTTCGGTCCCAAGCGGCTGTTCATCATCGGGTTGGTGGTCTTCACCGCGGCCTCGGCGGCCTGCGGCCTGGCCACCAACCCCGAGCAGCTGATCGCCTTCCGGATCATCCAGGGTGTCGGCGGCGCGCTGCTCACGCCGCAGACGTTGTCGACGATCACGGTGATCTTCCCGCCCGACAAGCGCGGCGTCGCGTTCGGCGTGTGGGGCGCGGTGGCCGGCGTGGCCACTATCGCCGGCCCGACGCTGGGCGGCTACCTGGTCACCGACTTCGG
This genomic interval from Asanoa ferruginea contains the following:
- the pepN gene encoding aminopeptidase N, with the protein product MRSLTQREATDRAAAITVESYEIDLDVTTADHFRSMTTIRFGAAHPGSTTFVEVKPVRLHAVSFNGAPLDPAALDGNRLALADLRADNVLTVEADMAYSNSSEGLHRFVDPADGAVYLHATSFLDEAQRIFACFDQPDLKAPVTMRVTAPADWVVAANAAVASSTVVGDTRTWAFATSKPLATYFVTVIAGPYHVVESTHDGLPLAVYCRASVAQHLDKDADEIFEITRQCLDRFHELFGFRYPFGKYDQAFVPEFNAGAMENPGLVVIRDDYVFRSAVTDSERELRAITIAHEMAHMWFGDLVTMRWWDDLWLNESFAEYMGTRVLAEATRFRDSWTTFGMRRKGWGYETDQRPSTHPVAPTSVPDSADALVNFDGISYAKGASALRQLVAWVGDEAFLAGIQAHFAAHAFGNATLADLLGALTTASGRDLSTWAELWLRRAGVNTLRVSVEGGYDSAAVLQSGDVLRPHRVAFGLYDRADGVTTLRRRVELDVDGPRTEVTELRGESPADLLLLNDGDLTFAKIRLDQASAAAVPHVLPTLRDPLTRAVVWTSTIDGVRDAERPVVDLVDLLVAALPAETEVIVVEDALLQARNLIDRYLPPAERSAALARVAAVCETLVGMPGAGASRRLAAMRALVGASVDAPRLLGWLDGAGIPDGIQVDEELRWRIVYRLAVLGAVDGDRITAELAADRSASGEEWAARAQAARPDAAAKAAAWEAVINDDRLSNRLVEANGRGLFQPEQIELTAPYVARYFDEMPAASRRRTPYAAERLAGLAFPRYAVEQRTRDLAAAMLARDDLPPVLRRAVIDNDDDLRLALAARAK
- a CDS encoding DUF397 domain-containing protein, encoding MAHHPKGDFDLSRAIWQRVGEEPAEHGAVEVAFVDDLIGLRNSADPQGAVLVFTQGEWDAFVAGARDGEFDLA
- the trpS gene encoding tryptophan--tRNA ligase codes for the protein MTTTIATRRITGLQPTGELHLGNLLGAIQPMVRDQYTSDSIVFLADLHALTVTHEPRRLRENTLRQATVLLAAGLDPDRALFYVQSQVADHAELHYLLECTTAYGEAHRMIQFREKSADRADVRLSLLTYPVMQAADILLHDAVEVPVGEDQRQHVELTRDIATRFNHRYGDTFVVPRVVTPTVAARVMDLTNPTAKMGKTTSSASGAIGLLDPPDLVTRKINRAVTDSDGIIEYDPALRPGVSNLLEILASCVGGTPAGVAADFTGYGQLKRGTAEAVLGLLRPLQARYETLSRDPGYVRLVLAEGAERARARTAETVFRAKRAIGVLT